The sequence TCCTACTCCTCGATGGTGATCCCCATGGCGCTCGCCAGGCTGTGGACCAGCCCCTGGGCGTCCCGGCTCCTGATGGTCACGCCCCTGAGGCTGGTCACGCCGCCGATCCCCAGCAGCACGCAGTCGGCGAACCGGGCCCCTTCCATCTCCGCGCCGGAGAACTGGGCACCGGTCAGGTTGCAGCGCTCGAACCGGACCCCTCTCAGGTCCGCGTTCTGGAAGTTCGCCTCCGGGAGGGCGCAGTCATGGAAGACGGCGTTCTTGAAGGTCGAGAACCGGAACCCCGTCAGGTCGGCGCGACAGGCGTCGAACGTCACGTCCTTGAACCCGCACTCGGACCAGGTCATGCCGGTCAACCGGCTGGCGGACACGCGGGTGCGGTGCATCGACGACGCCCTGGCCGCCATTCCCGACAGGTCGCAGCGCTCCAGTTCCACGTTGGAGAAACCGCCCCGGCGCATCGCCGTACCCGACAGGCGTGTGTCGACGAACCGGCAGCCCTCGAACTCGACCGCGTCCGCGTCGCGGGACGACAGGTCGACGCCTCTGAACTCCATCGACTTGTAGACGCCGTCATCCTCAAGATCGCGGTCGAAGTGCTCCACGGCGGCGAGCGAGGCCGCGAGCCTGGGGGAGCGGGGTTCTTTCGGCCGCGGCGGCCCGGCGGCAGGGGTGCGAGAAGGCATGCGGGGGAGCCTAGTCAGGTCGCGGGCCGTGAGCCGCTCATTGGAACCGGCGGGGTAATCGGATAGGAAGGGACCCATGACTACCGAGCAGACGTTCGTCATCGTCGGAGCGGGCCTGGCCGGGGCGAAGGCCGCGCAGTCCCTGCGGGAGGAGGGCTTCGCGGGCGGGATCACGCTGGTCGGGGCCGAGGCCGAACGCCCGTACGAGCGGCCCCCGCTCTCCAAGGGCTACCTGCTCGGCAAGGAGGAGAAGGCCAAGGTCTACGTCCACGACGAGGGCTGGTACGCCGAGAACTCCGTGGAGCTCCTGCTCGGGTGTCGCGTGACCGGCCTCGACCGGGCCGGGCACCAGGTGG comes from Streptosporangium roseum DSM 43021 and encodes:
- a CDS encoding pentapeptide repeat-containing protein, translated to MPSRTPAAGPPRPKEPRSPRLAASLAAVEHFDRDLEDDGVYKSMEFRGVDLSSRDADAVEFEGCRFVDTRLSGTAMRRGGFSNVELERCDLSGMAARASSMHRTRVSASRLTGMTWSECGFKDVTFDACRADLTGFRFSTFKNAVFHDCALPEANFQNADLRGVRFERCNLTGAQFSGAEMEGARFADCVLLGIGGVTSLRGVTIRSRDAQGLVHSLASAMGITIEE